ggccaaaaaaaaacattttataattttaatttattagaatataattttactgATATTGAAAGAACAGCtacacattttaaaatttcaaTTCATCCAGATGGCGGAATATCACAAGTTAATATTATAGGTACAGTCTTATCAATCCCCTCTTAAGAGactgtatttttttttttttttactttttttagttttacATTTATGAAGATATTATTCGATTCTACACGAAATTGGCAAAATATGGTCAGTATTTTCGTGCATAGAATAGCTCCGCTATTtgaaatatagaaatattattcatttacacatatatttgtatatgtgGCAAATTGAAAGCTTATTtgtgcaaaaaataaataatgagaaGAGAAAGAAGCTGCACCAATTAAACACTCATAAGTATGAGAACAATCATTATAGAAAAAGTTAtcaaatatgaataattccattaaaaatgttcttaattttttttttatacctTAGGACAGTCTTAACAATTATGTATGTAATATAAAACCTTTTAAGAattaatacaatttttttagtacttaaaacattttctttttcgtTCTCTATCTTTATCTACAATCTTCTTTCccccattttttatttttttttacaagtctatatatattttaattcattcGCTCATGTCTCCATACAATGAAacattcgtttttttttaaactcaaaattaaaaaaaatattttttttgtcacaTTTAAAACGTAAGCATATTGCGATAAAATCGCTTCTCTAAAAATCAAACATTTCAAGCATgcatatatcatttttttctccatattattatttcttattGCACCATATATATCTACTAATTCGTAAGtccttatatataaacttaATTATTCTCTTCAAGTGTGCAAAATATGgcatgtttttattatattcatatagtacacacaaaaattttcaatatattttgtggAAAAACGGATATCCCGGCGCATATATAGGCTCATgcttttcattattatccCATATAAATGCCtaatctttatattttcctattgtctatttttttaataaaatatagtgatataaaataagaaaaatatactgTCATTACTGATAAAGCATaatcaaattattaaatccTTTTAACAGTATTATTACGcattcttatatttttttcaaatataaaatttcaatatatatataattttcgaGTTTTTTGCTgcatattccttttttaacaccttatttatactaattgaataaaatgaatagaaaatataattgaaattaattaaaaatgaaaaaccaAAACGACAAATTAGATAACCTAAAGGACTTAGCACCATTTTATAAGgtgaaatattaaatagttatatataatcaaaaatggctccaaaaaaatatgtacatgcATCACACTGCTAGTCATTTGTAACATTAAGTATTGTTACACCTTTTTTCgtaatcaaaatattttcagaCATAagcttatttttaatttattttatatttctcaCTTTAGAAAGACAATGAAAAGTTTAGTGAAAATACAGAGGATATTGTATATTctgtcaaaaaaaaattcaatgttataaaagaaaaaggagAAAGCACATTTAAcgaatatgaaaatactAAGGTAAACACTTTAATGTACGTTACAAAATAAcactcaaaaaaaatgacaatgaaaaaagacaaaatataactttattcattattatgtaGAAAAATCTGGAGCTTCTAAACCGAGAGCAAAAGCTTAACAAAATATCTCTAGGacatcaaaaaaatgtaaaagaaaatgcatcgacatatatatattcatatatttataaatctTCACCAACAATTTACATACCcaataatttgataaaaaataatgatgaaaatagaaTGACCAAACACATACtcacttttattttcataactaaaaaaaggaatatgaAGATCTAAAGTCGAAAAATGAAGGAATATTGACCAAATTTGAAAATCTCAAACATTCAAAATATACTTATCAAGTAATGCTCCAACGAATTAAGGTATcgaacaaataaaaagttaaatCATAACAATAATGGAAATCACAAAATGATTTCTTATTCGCCCATAAATTCACATCACATTTTCCTTTACCCCATTATAacagaaagaaaaaaaaatgttgtatttttatttaaactcTCTAGAGAGAACCGtaaaaagtttaaaaaatagtgaAAAACAACACCAGAATATTATTCagtaaaaaacataaaatcaattaaatgagattatatgaattatgAAACATcatacattttaatatatttttttgtctatctctatatatttattctttCTTATTTTACCAGAAAAATCACatcagaaaataaaaatttaagaaaatctattgaagataaaaaaatggtaatATAACGATTTTGTTTTACGTATTAGAAAAATGACACATTTACATGATGACGTAATTATGATGATATTCCTCCTTTTGTGCATTGCttaatatcaaaataataaaaatacaaggttaataaaataactactatatattaactattatatgcatatcaATTCGCTACTTAATGAAGGAAATTATTCAagctaaaaataaaaatgaggacatactaaaatatatgaatgtCAACAAAGAACatagtaatatattaagaATAAGAAggtatgaaaatattactatccacgattttattatttttttatttgcttcTTCTTATTATATTCCTTAATAGTAGTGTCTATTTTTGTTCTGGTTATCctaacataaataaaacaagtTCAAATGGAAAGTgaactattttattatcattgcTGTTATATCTTTATAGAGAAATGATCAATGAAtacaaaaacaataaattaaataatgcaGACATAAGCTTAATGATacaagaaaaaagaaaattcaaaaaacttttaatttattatttattatataataattactTAAAATTAAGCGCCTCGAGTATTTTCGAAAATGCAAGCAACATATATTCTACAATATCAAAAATGAGAGAAGCAAcagtaaaataataataaaaaaaaatatattataaaaaatattcacatTCAAAACTATatcaattattaatttttccacattttatttaaaggGTGTTACggatatatatgatattaaTCAGAAGTTTTTAGACATcgaaaataaacaaaactTGTTACAAAAAGAAGAAGCATTATCCCAAAAAAAACTtgaagtaaaaaaaaatatatattatcacatttttattttcatagcATTATGAtgattacatttttattttatctttacCCCCCTATAGGATGCtattaaagaatatatCTCTCTGAATAATGagataataaatacattttcaGAAGATAAGGATAtaataaaggaaaaaattCTTTATGTAAAAAGAGAATAATACAATTTCTATATCTGCCAACGCATTACACCATATTGTTattgattatttattttcactttATTATtctgtatttatttatatttattttaggAAAAGGAAAAGGTGTCCgatgatatatatgatcTTTATAAACTTGTTTTCGCAAGGTATtatctttaaaaataaatattataataaaacgtATCTCATTCCCCATTCAccaacaaatatttatgtgcATACATGTGTGTATAGCAATGAATCAGATTCATTCGTTTctaatacatttattatttgctacaccctttttatattatctttcttttttcctCTACCTAATTtgatcataataataattctatTCAGTGAAAAGGAACTAGAAGATGTTAACATAAAATTGgataaaattcaaaaattcTTAGAAaaccaaaataaatactttTATTCAATAAATATGGAGGTacctatatttatataacaatatttataaatatgccaAAACACGTTTATTCGTATTCATGCATATTAACTACTGACTATATAAGCacataatataaacattttctTTCGCAATTTTTAGGATAAAATTGAATTCAACTCTAATGAAGATATGCTGCAATATATCAAGAACCTGCAAAGTGTCTTAGAGAAACTTATGATGATAACCCAGAAAaacgtaaaaaaaatataacagataccattattttataataattacataaatatgttcaattcaacatattaatattttttccctttttcCAACCATCCCAATATAGAGAGAGAATGGAAATATTAGCAGATCCTACAAGGTATGAATATGATATACACATATTCAAACaaagaatattaaaaaattgaaagtaattatgtatgtatttattattttatcattgttGCAGTCTTTGGAATTTTTGGAAATTATCAATTTGTACAAAAATGTagattttcataaaaacaTGTGCaggtaaattatttaataaatacatataatacaaaaaaataatcagtATGAGCAAGTGATGGGAAATAAACACATAAAATTGGTTTATTATGAAGTAAATTTTCACTTCATTGCTTTTTAGTGATGCATATACACACatccatatatttattcttcAATTTTTGCAGAGTTAATGATGCTCAAGATCTTGAAAACACCATAAAACTCGGTACAAATAAATTGACTCTCTGTTTTTGCCCTTCTAATATCTtatacaatataaatatatttttcccttttttcataaacTTAATAGAATCGAAAATAATAGCAAAAAAGCCCCATTACTGAAATGTGAAAATCTGAAACAGATTTGAAAAAGAatcaaacaaaattaaaaaataattaaaaaaagttaaaataataatagaaagTTGAATCGTCTACATGCGATTATAATCCAATAGGTGAATgacattatttaattatttgtaaaatatgatttacAATTTGAGTTTAATTTGTTAAGGGAATCCCCAATTGAGTCCCCATAGCATCTGACTATATTTCACAATTTCATCCATAAAATGTGATTAAAAGtcatatgaaaataatatattgttttattttacactTATTGaatatcttttatatttttcatatccTAAATTCCAAATTATTGAAATATGTACTGTATCGACACCCTTTACGTATATCTAAATTCTTGGACTCGAgaatttcaattttttcaattttttttcctgaAATTGAGATTCCATTAACTTTTAAACTAGCATATGCAACAAAATTTAAGGATGAATAAATCATTTGaccatcattattataagaATTTTCGCTATAGCTATATGGGTAGTTTGCGCTCAATTCATCTTTATAATGGTTCTCATTTAGTATATCCAATGtattattacttttataaatattattactattttttatatgcaatGATATGTTTGCTGATATTGTAGTATTAGTACCTACAACATTTTCGATATAccaaaatatacaattatttttatcattataatttaatttccctattgtaatatttgaattaactgaacttataatattatgtacTGGAATTTTAATAAGAATGTTTTCATAACTGTTTAGCAATAAATtgctgtttttttttttttttatattatttaaaatcacattaattttcattttatacatattttctGTTGGCACATAAATGACATTCCCTTTCACATTTATAGGAAGTCTGCATCGCTCATTATTATAGTCTAATAAAAATCTGCTctcaatattttcattcttCATTACACCATCATTTTGtctttcatcattttcactACTCATTTCACCAGATGTTAATACATTATTATCTTCCTTATCagaattttcatcatttctATATGAATAACCTTTATCCATGTTAtcgatattattatttttggtGTTTTGCCTATTCTCATCACAATTGCTATTTTGGATTTTATCATTAGGTGAATTCTCAGGTTTTCCAAAATCGATGCTATCCATACTTGaagtttttaaattcaaaACATCAGTTAATTGATCTTGAGAATTATGAAAACGGTTTATACTAGTGTCATCTTTGGTACTaccaattttattattatttattaatgagGCATGCTCAAAATATTGCATAACTGTATATTCCTCGTTTAAtggaacaaaataaatagcaTTTTGTTCGTTggttgttttattttttttaaataatttagtCCAATTAACAGTAAAATGAAGatgacatttttttaagtcaattttatgattaaaaaataatttaacaaCGGGTATTCCACTAATTGtacaatttataataacatCCCCTTGAATAGaataatgtattattttattaaacttattcataatacaaaaaacattttcaattacatcaacatatatttcatttgttgaataatatacattacTTGGACGCCAATAAATGTGCATAGAATCTGTTGAATTTATACATAACCCATTACTATAactataatttatattattctcatttgtattattaccAATAAAATTTGTCTTATTGTTAGCATTATTTCCaatactatttatataatcacTATTTGCGCTATTATTGATAATACTACTACTTCCACTTGTTAtcatattgtatatattattaggtATTGAAGGTAATTTCAATGcttcatttaaaatacttgaatcattttttactaACGATTTTAATATACCGTTTACAAATAGACTAGGTTTCCCTTCTTGtgttaaattttcatttatcaaaaaattaatcaccgaataattatgtaaaaatatattttcatttaatttattgacattaaaatatgcctttatatttttaattatctCTTGTATTATTTCAACAATTAAAATTGGATTGTTTTCATCCCTTTTTACTGCAacgaaatatatatcatcttttataatcaaatatataaaattatttttatacatttttttcataaaattattattattttcattatttaaaactataaaataattatttaactcctttttcttatttattattatatcttcTATATCACtttctaatatatttatttcaatatCATTTCCAAAAACATGTTCTATTAGTAGCCTCCCCTCGCCGGTGTATATGAAAAGCCCATCCATTGTTTCCTTTGCTGTgaacttttatatttttcctgCATATGAACCATGTAAATGAGGGTGTATGTATTCCTTCACTCttgcattatatatatctcaATTCGAAATACTTTTGTTTTGAGAAATATAGAAAGTGCTgcaatgaaataaattaactAATGCCTTGATCACCCTAATCAAgcaaattaaattaatcgaatgatagtaaatataataaataaactgGCCGATGGCATAAATATTCACAAATTTTCAATCCTAATCAtgcaataattataaaaaatgaaaaaaacgaaaaaaaaaatttaaataggaaaaaaaataattttatttatattattttttttctatgaaaaagaaaattgtCGGGAAAATAAGCGTATTATATAGAGCATTTCAAACATCAAacaaatatgcatatattcattgatacattattatatatacgagataaaaataacatgtTTCAATAAGACATTGTTGTATCcctatttattatatttatgcgTTGTATGCAGATTTTCTATgaatcatatttattacaaatatacgtgataaaaaatggtgTTTATGTGACAATAttctatattaaaaaaatacacatatttaaatagccaataattcaaacaaaattaatttttttttcaaatcaTTAGAATAATTAAGATAAatttaaacttttttaaagaaCACTTTCTTCcataatataatacatatgtatgtgACTGTAATATAATATCACTATTGTTacactatatataatttgtatttttttttttaattttttaatctaTAATGCTACTTGTTAATTGTACCATACATtcgtttcttttttctttttcttttttcattcaCATTTTTCCCATTCTCAATAATCCATAAATGTgcttttttcttattacggtttttctttaattatttttatgcctACATCATTCATACATCTGTTTtcaaattgaaaaaaaatatatgcatataaattacatacatattttatatattataatatgtgCTTCACTTTatgtttctttttaataattgttTGACTATAATAAATGGCTACTTGTTCATGTAAACTTAtcattgcatatataactaAGAATGTGGTGTAATATTAATGagatattttcaaaaaattaagatgCCATAAAAATGCTCTCAATACTAATGTAATgaataatacaatttttatatgttcgttcatttatttattcatttaattattcAGTGATTCATTCacttattcatttatttattcttatttttattcatttcatcatttcatttcttaattatttttttcgattaTCATCATGTGAAGCATAACACAGCATAActatattaacaaatagCCATTATGCTTAAGCTTTTTTCAAATCCCATTGTGTTTAatgcttattttattttttccttcaTCATTtagtaaaagaaaaaaataaaccaaaaaaaaacaaatatatgagatattttgttatctcaatatatatatatatgtataatatgcGTGAGGTTGTGAAAGAGTTTTATGAGAATATACATACTCTTATACATGAACTTACGTCATtaagcatatttatatataataaataaactaCTAAAAGcttgataaaaaaacaaaataaaatacgaGCAACttgatatttaaaaatatcagAACATACTAATACAAGAATTGCACTTTTAAGAAGATTTagcttatattatttgtccAGTTCATTgaaacattattttttaaaattttggtGGAGAGCCCTTCTTAAccaaagaaaaagaaaacagcccaaaaaatatatacttatacTAATCCAaagtaaatgaaaaaacgaagcacacacacataaatatagataGATACATAGGATGAAACTCTTAAGAGATCACGATAACTtgttttatgaaaatgaagaatatgaaaaaattcggaaaaaaactttatttaaaatattattgtcCGTTTTTATCAAAACGTTGTTCGAGTCCTTTTTACAGCCCTTACTCCcattctatattttaaattattataacatAGAAGTAAAAGAATTAGGAATTTTATTAagtttttattctttttcacAATGTATTATGTGCTTGATAATAGGGcttttttcttcaataAACAAGAAGCATTTAttagtatttttaattttatttaatttagtaggtatatatttattttacataaaattaaattttaccTTATTAGTAATAAACAGAATAATATGTGGCTGTAGTTCAGTTTTTGTAGTTGTTGTCAATGCTATAATTAATGATTTAGTTGATACAAacgtatgcatatattacacatatataaatatattcaatgCAATTGGTATAATATTAGGCCCATTACTATCATCCTTctttttaacaatttttaattttgaaattatattaaactTTAACACATTGGGATTAATATCTTCCTTACTTATTATTCTTACAATTTCGAGTGAGCTACTTtctcaaaataaatataaaacaccAGCCAAATTAGTTCGGGAGTACAAACTAAATCAAgataacaaaaatgatgataaattaGAAGAGAAAGATAATGCTAACACATGGATTActtacaaaaattataataaacatggtgaacaaaataaattacttttaaataaatactatAAAAAGGGGGATAGtgaatatgtaaataatgaatttttaaacaata
This region of Plasmodium chabaudi chabaudi strain AS genome assembly, chromosome: 13 genomic DNA includes:
- a CDS encoding major facilitator superfamily domain-containing protein, putative; amino-acid sequence: MKLLRDHDNLFYENEEYEKIRKKTLFKILLSVFIKTLFESFLQPLLPFYILNYYNIEVKELGILLSFYSFSQCIMCLIIGLFSSINKKHLLVFLILFNLVGIYLFYIKLNFTLLVINRIICGCSSVFVVVVNAIINDLVDTNVCIYYTYINIFNAIGIILGPLLSSFFLTIFNFEIILNFNTLGLISSLLIILTISSELLSQNKYKTPAKLVREYKLNQDNKNDDKLEEKDNANTWITYKNYNKHGEQNKLLLNKYYKKGDSEYVNNEFLNNKTNYSETGRKGNIFNYYNDDISDKSYQQFLRRSDYLFISKISLYIKNIFNKILSVSLTYKSKCLLSICLLRFSASFSSNLMNNIFFVFYNDNVSSGNKQIQISLFVSLSGIIMICYQYFSFSFILRNFGYNGTAVIGLIIQSTGVLLTYNSIKYYNLIFQYISICFIHSCSYAYIEPIIPTIVSLFFDKKDQLFTQSIVSFFRYLSLTISPIIYSYYYIENQLFPFFISSCMSIVSIFFVFLSFKYYEKMIKSTQN
- a CDS encoding AP-3 complex subunit mu, putative — protein: MDGLFIYTGEGRLLIEHVFGNDIEINILESDIEDIIINKKKELNNYFIVLNNENNNNFMKKMYKNNFIYLIIKDDIYFVAVKRDENNPILIVEIIQEIIKNIKAYFNVNKLNENIFLHNYSVINFLINENLTQEGKPSLFVNGILKSLVKNDSSILNEALKLPSIPNNIYNMITSGSSSIINNSANSDYINSIGNNANNKTNFIGNNTNENNINYSYSNGLCINSTDSMHIYWRPSNVYYSTNEIYVDVIENVFCIMNKFNKIIHYSIQGDVIINCTISGIPVVKLFFNHKIDLKKCHLHFTVNWTKLFKKNKTTNEQNAIYFVPLNEEYTVMQYFEHASLINNNKIGSTKDDTSINRFHNSQDQLTDVLNLKTSSMDSIDFGKPENSPNDKIQNSNCDENRQNTKNNNIDNMDKGYSYRNDENSDKEDNNVLTSGEMSSENDERQNDGVMKNENIESRFLLDYNNERCRLPINVKGNVIYVPTENMYKMKINVILNNIKKKKNSNLLLNSYENILIKIPVHNIISSVNSNITIGKLNYNDKNNCIFWYIENVVGTNTTISANISLHIKNSNNIYKSNNTLDILNENHYKDELSANYPYSYSENSYNNDGQMIYSSLNFVAYASLKVNGISISGKKIEKIEILESKNLDIRKGCRYSTYFNNLEFRI
- a CDS encoding protein SOC3, putative; the encoded protein is MKNQNDKLDNLKDLAPFYKKDNEKFSENTEDIVYSVKKKFNVIKEKGESTFNEYENTKKNLELLNREQKLNKISLGHQKNEYEDLKSKNEGILTKFENLKHSKYTYQVMLQRIKKEKKMLYFYLNSLERTVKSLKNSEKQHQNIIQKITSENKNLRKSIEDKKMEIIQAKNKNEDILKYMNVNKEHSNILRIRREMINEYKNNKLNNADISLMIQEKRKFKKLLIYYLLYNNYLKLSASSIFENASNIYSTISKMREATGVTDIYDINQKFLDIENKQNLLQKEEALSQKKLEDAIKEYISLNNEIINTFSEDKDIIKEKILYEKEKVSDDIYDLYKLVFASEKELEDVNIKLDKIQKFLENQNKYFYSINMEDKIEFNSNEDMLQYIKNLQSVLEKLMMITQKNRENGNISRSYKSLEFLEIINLYKNVDFHKNMCRVNDAQDLENTIKLESKIIAKKPHY